The following coding sequences are from one Diachasmimorpha longicaudata isolate KC_UGA_2023 chromosome 6, iyDiaLong2, whole genome shotgun sequence window:
- the LOC135163689 gene encoding uncharacterized protein LOC135163689 — MQRQQAQWKKIVFIYTLQLFSYGTPEVRLVAPNYVKYNNSAILMCNHTVPPDGLHKVEFQKDERKILEYIRDRKEPFRKTAPPGVDFEHSLDGKTIKLNNVRYEAAGLYSCLVSSTHPIYTASSNEVKLQVIVPQTENPHITFKKDVYTVGEVLEANCTSSPAYPVPYLTWLINGKEADMTLVTTYPHRQHKRPLMSATSKLAIKVSELHAGDNGRLEIACQATIPDFLIHIKQYADIRNKTVPVDIVVEPTKASSSATLPRGLTPHDLISILRGMLNLLLNSNNNEANNHNII; from the exons ATGGAACACCTGAGGTACGGCTTGTTGCGCCAAACTACGTCAAGTACAATAATTCAGCGATACTCATGTGCAATCACACAGTCCCACCTGATGGTCTGCATAAAGTAGAGTTTCAAAAAGATGAGCGGAAGATACTCGAGTATATACGAGATCGTAAAGAGCCATTTCGTAAAACTGCACCGCCGGGTGTTGACTTTGAA CATTCGCTCGATGGCAAGAcaatcaaattaaataatgtGCGGTATGAGGCGGCGGGTTTGTACTCCTGCTTAGTCAGCTCCACCCACCCCATTTATACTGCGAGTTCCAATGAAGTCAAGCTGCAGGTGATAG TACCACAAACGGAAAATCCTCACATAACCTTCAAGAAGGACGTTTACACAGTAGGAGAAGTCCTCGAGGCTAATTGTACCTCATCTCCGGCGTATCCAGTTCCTTATCTGACCTGGCTCATAAACGGAAAAGAG GCAGACATGACACTCGTGACAACTTATCCTCATCGTCAACACAAGAGGCCCCTGATGTCAGCAACCTCGAAACTTGCAATCAAGGTGTCTGAGCTGCATGCTGGGGATAATGGACGTCTCGAGATTGCATGCCAAGCAACAATACCGGATTTTCTCATTCACATCAAACAATACGCCGACATCAGAAATAAGACTGTTCCAG TTGACATTGTCGTGGAACCGACTAAAGCTTCCTCATCAGCAACTCTTCCTCGTGGGTTAACCCCTCACGATCTCATCAGCATACTACGTGGGATGCTAAATTTACTCCTCAACAGCAACAATAATGAAGCTAATAATCATaacattatttaa